Proteins encoded within one genomic window of Deltaproteobacteria bacterium:
- a CDS encoding polymer-forming cytoskeletal protein, with amino-acid sequence MEKRADKGIQTFLGPQTTLEGTLTFNGTVRLDGHFTGNIESEGGTMIVGEKAVINANISVHTATVSGEVRGNIRASDRIELHPPARVFGDLSAPVVLIDEGVVFDGKCTSAPGSGAG; translated from the coding sequence ATGGAAAAAAGGGCAGATAAGGGGATACAGACGTTTTTAGGCCCGCAAACGACACTGGAAGGGACTCTGACATTCAACGGAACTGTACGACTAGACGGGCATTTCACCGGCAATATTGAAAGCGAAGGAGGCACGATGATCGTGGGGGAAAAGGCGGTGATCAATGCCAACATTTCTGTCCACACTGCAACTGTGAGCGGGGAGGTAAGGGGCAATATCCGAGCCTCAGATCGGATTGAGTTACATCCGCCAGCCCGAGTTTTTGGTGACCTCAGTGCCCCGGTGGTGCTTATCGATGAAGGTGTGGTTTTTGATGGCAAATGCACTTCGGCGCCAGGAAGTGGTGCCGGCTGA
- a CDS encoding DUF5131 family protein translates to MIDIEQGSTGLRLMTVFDRQEDKSIRQWCKWSWDPITGCEHDCSYCHGIEKARKLYSRTREEGYSSFKPHLWPDRFDAPHNTPIPESNVSGNRNVFLGTMGDMFGDWVEKEHIEAVLDIVRDTPQWNYILQTKNPRRYLELEFPLNCWVGVKVDTQKEVEPALECFSRIETSVRFLSCDPLLEWLLFQTLECFDWIMIGPRPKTKSKPIFYPPKIWISSLVKQARTSGCKVFVKHLKDPGYKEYPGSDGF, encoded by the coding sequence GTGATTGACATTGAACAGGGGAGCACGGGCCTGAGGTTAATGACCGTATTTGATCGACAAGAGGATAAGAGCATTCGCCAATGGTGCAAATGGTCATGGGATCCCATTACCGGTTGTGAGCACGATTGCAGCTATTGTCATGGCATAGAAAAGGCACGGAAGCTATACTCGCGTACCCGTGAGGAGGGCTACAGTTCCTTTAAACCCCACTTATGGCCTGACAGATTTGATGCGCCGCACAACACGCCGATCCCGGAAAGCAACGTTTCGGGAAACAGGAACGTATTTCTGGGCACCATGGGGGACATGTTTGGTGATTGGGTGGAAAAAGAGCATATCGAGGCTGTTTTGGATATAGTGAGGGATACGCCACAATGGAACTATATCTTGCAGACCAAGAATCCAAGACGATATTTGGAGCTTGAATTCCCTCTCAACTGTTGGGTTGGGGTTAAAGTTGATACACAGAAAGAGGTCGAACCAGCACTGGAATGTTTTTCTCGCATTGAGACGTCAGTTAGATTTCTATCGTGTGACCCATTGCTTGAATGGTTGCTTTTCCAAACACTTGAGTGTTTTGACTGGATAATGATAGGCCCAAGGCCAAAGACAAAGAGCAAACCGATTTTTTATCCGCCCAAGATCTGGATTTCAAGTCTGGTAAAGCAAGCACGGACATCTGGCTGCAAGGTATTTGTGAAACATCTCAAAGACCCGGGTTACAAAGAGTATCCAGGCAGCGACGGGTTTTAG
- a CDS encoding zinc-dependent alcohol dehydrogenase family protein, with protein MKAMVLNKICSLKENRSPLALVDLPAPVPQGKKVLVRVSVCGVCHTELDEIEGRTPPPRFPVVLGHQVVGTVDKTGAETSKFKIGDRVGIGWIYSACGKCKFCLQGSENLCEDFKATGRDANGGYAQCMTVLEDFAYKIPDVFSDSEAAPLLCAGAIGYRSLRLTGIKDGQSLGLTGFGASAHLVLKMASHRYPSSKVFVFARSEKERDFAKELGAVWSGDTADVPPEKLDCVIDTTPAWKPIVEALKNLKSGGRLVINAIRKEERDKEYLLKMDYPAHLWLEKEIKSVANVARRDVSEFLELAAEIPIKPEVQEFALEDANKALLELRERKIRGAKVLRIN; from the coding sequence ATGAAGGCAATGGTCTTGAATAAGATTTGTAGCCTCAAAGAGAACAGGAGCCCGCTGGCGCTCGTAGATCTGCCGGCTCCGGTTCCACAAGGCAAGAAAGTCCTGGTACGAGTCTCAGTCTGCGGCGTCTGTCATACGGAGTTGGATGAAATTGAAGGCCGGACGCCCCCGCCGCGCTTTCCAGTTGTTCTGGGCCATCAGGTTGTTGGCACAGTGGATAAGACCGGCGCCGAAACAAGCAAGTTCAAGATTGGAGACAGGGTGGGGATTGGCTGGATTTATTCAGCCTGCGGAAAATGCAAGTTTTGCCTGCAAGGCAGCGAGAACCTATGCGAAGATTTCAAGGCGACCGGCAGGGATGCCAACGGTGGATATGCACAGTGCATGACCGTTTTGGAGGATTTCGCCTACAAGATCCCGGACGTATTCTCTGATTCGGAAGCGGCTCCCCTCCTGTGTGCAGGGGCGATTGGCTACCGGTCTCTGAGATTGACCGGTATCAAAGATGGACAGAGCCTTGGGCTCACCGGATTTGGGGCTTCGGCTCACCTTGTGCTTAAAATGGCAAGCCACAGGTATCCGAGCTCCAAGGTCTTCGTTTTTGCCAGAAGTGAAAAGGAAAGGGATTTTGCCAAGGAACTCGGCGCCGTCTGGTCGGGTGACACGGCAGACGTCCCTCCAGAAAAACTAGATTGTGTGATTGACACTACACCAGCGTGGAAACCGATTGTCGAAGCCTTGAAAAATTTGAAAAGCGGGGGTAGGTTGGTTATAAATGCGATTCGTAAAGAAGAGCGGGACAAGGAGTATCTTTTGAAGATGGATTACCCTGCTCATCTCTGGCTTGAGAAGGAGATAAAGAGTGTAGCCAATGTGGCCAGGAGAGATGTCAGCGAATTCTTGGAATTGGCGGCAGAAATTCCAATTAAACCTGAGGTTCAGGAATTTGCGCTTGAAGATGCAAACAAGGCGTTGCTGGAGCTCAGAGAGAGAAAAATCCGGGGAGCGAAGGTTCTGAGAATTAATTGA